Sequence from the Maribacter algicola genome:
TCGTTGGATTTCCTCAAAGGGCAAGTTCAAAATTATAGGGCCATCCGCATAGGATGCTACTTCATATTGTTCGTAGAATAACTGCAGGCCATCATTGGTAAAACCTATATTCTCGGGGAGGTAAAATTCATCGCCCTCGAACATGAATCCCGTACTGTTAATGGCTTGGGACGTAGGAATATTTTCTTGTTCCCTAAATTTTGCTTCGGCAAAACCTTGAAAATCCACGATATCCTTAAAAAGTTCTTCATTGCCAAGTTCGGTGGCTTTTGTTTTATCAAAGTTCAAAAAACGGGTACTGCCATATCCATGGGCACCGCCCGTAAAGAGATAATAGTCCAGTTGAATGGTCAATATCCTGTCATTTTCATAGGTTACCGCTCCGTTTATCGAGGCTTCCCAAAGGGTGGATTCCTCCG
This genomic interval carries:
- a CDS encoding DUF3298 and DUF4163 domain-containing protein, which produces MKYTLSILLVTLIFIGCKEDKNLIFETSSFDNERCSNCATVTISVPKAMGNKKLDEVINNALREEVIFILKYDDEVNANSIDSAIQSFQNEYSKLREKFPEESTLWEASINGAVTYENDRILTIQLDYYLFTGGAHGYGSTRFLNFDKTKATELGNEELFKDIVDFQGFAEAKFREQENIPTSQAINSTGFMFEGDEFYLPENIGFTNDGLQLFYEQYEVASYADGPIILNLPFEEIQRYLIPLSL